Proteins co-encoded in one Cytophaga hutchinsonii ATCC 33406 genomic window:
- a CDS encoding M16 family metallopeptidase has product MTHILDRTVAPAINPIDRFHLPKVETVSFSNGNKLHTFALGTQPVVRVEWIFNTGSRVEEKTGTSFFTSKMLAEGTSALTSPQIQEFLAQFGAFLEVNPGNERINITLFSLEKHLAVLIPFIKNLLTDSIFPEEQLTKMKQIQSQGIQVNLEKTAYVAGVAFRELLFNNNHPYGKHLNLEVIDAIKKEDLIRFFKEELLNKTCDIIITGGFSAESISLLEQQFGKDSVVGCNTKKPLPSLLKPTREIVLEKEGSVQSSVRYGRMLFNHSHADYFDAYILNEILGGYFGSRLMQNIREEKGYTYGIHSSIVPMQEDGYFVIGTDVKREFTKNTIEEIEKELQLLIDVPVSDNELETVKNYMLGSFVGDIQTPFSIADKYKTIYFNGLGDDYYDRFFARIQSITAADIQAVAKKYFTPAEMSYVISGGF; this is encoded by the coding sequence ATGACACACATACTAGACAGGACGGTTGCTCCTGCAATAAACCCAATTGACCGTTTCCACTTACCAAAAGTGGAAACGGTTTCGTTTTCTAACGGAAACAAGCTGCATACATTTGCCTTAGGTACACAACCTGTTGTGCGTGTTGAATGGATATTTAATACGGGCAGCCGTGTGGAAGAAAAAACAGGTACTTCTTTTTTCACATCAAAAATGTTAGCAGAAGGCACAAGCGCGCTAACATCTCCTCAAATACAGGAATTTCTGGCTCAGTTTGGTGCTTTTCTTGAAGTTAATCCCGGAAACGAACGCATCAACATTACGTTATTCAGCTTAGAAAAACATTTAGCTGTATTAATTCCGTTCATTAAAAATCTGTTAACCGATAGTATCTTCCCCGAAGAGCAGTTAACAAAAATGAAACAGATACAATCTCAAGGCATACAGGTAAACCTTGAAAAGACAGCGTATGTGGCGGGTGTTGCTTTCAGAGAATTATTGTTCAACAACAATCACCCGTATGGCAAACATTTAAATTTAGAAGTTATTGATGCCATTAAAAAAGAAGATCTGATCCGCTTTTTTAAGGAAGAGCTTTTAAATAAAACATGTGACATTATTATAACAGGTGGTTTCAGCGCAGAAAGCATATCTCTACTTGAGCAGCAATTCGGTAAGGATAGCGTAGTTGGCTGTAATACAAAAAAACCGTTACCGAGCCTGTTAAAACCAACAAGAGAAATTGTTTTGGAGAAAGAAGGAAGCGTACAGTCTTCTGTACGCTACGGACGCATGTTATTCAATCATTCTCATGCAGATTACTTTGATGCCTATATTTTAAATGAAATATTAGGCGGTTATTTCGGTTCACGTCTGATGCAGAATATCCGCGAAGAGAAAGGTTACACCTATGGCATTCATTCAAGCATAGTACCTATGCAGGAAGACGGATACTTTGTAATTGGCACAGATGTCAAAAGAGAATTTACCAAGAATACAATTGAAGAAATTGAAAAAGAACTTCAGCTGTTAATCGATGTACCTGTTTCTGATAATGAATTGGAAACAGTGAAAAATTATATGCTTGGTAGTTTTGTAGGTGATATTCAAACACCGTTTTCTATCGCGGATAAATACAAAACGATTTATTTTAACGGATTGGGTGATGATTATTATGACCGCTTCTTTGCACGGATACAATCTATAACAGCAGCCGATATTCAGGCGGTAGCAAAAAAGTACTTCACGCCGGCAGAAATGTCTTACGTAATTTCAGGTGGTTTTTAA
- the ccsA gene encoding cytochrome c biogenesis protein CcsA: MDLLIGDYGHLFVITSFFAAILASYGYYEASKENQSGKQSWLMFSRIAFGVHALSVVGVVATLFAIIYNHRYEYHYAWSHSSNHLPVYYMISCFWEGQEGSFLLWIFWHAVLGTILIKVNNKWEAPVMSVFMLVQAFLASMIIGIVLPYLNTKIGSSPFILMKDAMPDLPVYNVRPDFIAEDGNGLNPLLQNYWMVIHPPTLFLGFAATIVPFAYCMAGLWKGWTKEWIRPALPWALFAAVILGTGIMMGAYWAYETLNFGGYWNWDPVENAVYVPWLILIASLHLMISYKNSGTALRMAVIMVTLSFLLILYATFLTRSGILGNSSVHSFTDLGLSGQLLIYLLTFTFLAGGLIIKSWKKIPFDQEEPSAYSREFWIFIGVAVLSLAAFQVLAMTSMPVYNTIAKSFGIELDAAPPSSPETFYSYWQMGFAIFIAILSGMGQFFWWKKMDKKQLWDALYLPIIVALGCTCVIILTGLLDAYTGEEIHYLVKTAYILLVAASLFSIFSNIMIFVKVVRNNYRITGGALAHIGVAMMLIGILFSSGYSRIVSLNNTGLLYSKEFTDDVNRDNLLLFRNAPEKMKDMQLIYKGQRIEVNGYGGYVNKDWTFPTQDPYKVIIRKDLKDKDVLVFKKGDTLTTNPENTFYEVAYVKAAGDTFTLYPRIQQNPRMGNVVSPDIKHFLSRDLYSHLSAIPLEADERDWSEVETHTIKQGDTIYINDYVCIFKHVDVIKNVPGVALGEDDFSVVAHMLLLGPDGAAYPMHPNLVILAQESASGAIPELNEELGVKISLEKIKPESHEFVFNVQTCQKDYIIIKAIEKPGINLLWIGTLLVILGLGMAMFRRYKEFVAMRNKGQEVI, from the coding sequence ATGGATTTGCTTATCGGCGATTACGGCCATCTATTTGTAATCACTTCGTTCTTTGCTGCTATTCTTGCTTCTTATGGTTATTATGAAGCATCTAAAGAAAATCAATCAGGTAAGCAGTCGTGGCTTATGTTCTCACGCATAGCCTTTGGTGTGCACGCGTTGTCAGTAGTTGGTGTGGTTGCAACACTGTTTGCCATCATCTATAATCACCGCTATGAGTACCACTACGCGTGGAGTCACTCATCCAATCACCTGCCGGTTTATTACATGATCTCCTGTTTCTGGGAAGGGCAGGAAGGAAGTTTTTTATTGTGGATTTTCTGGCATGCCGTATTAGGTACGATTCTTATTAAAGTAAACAATAAATGGGAGGCACCTGTAATGTCTGTGTTCATGCTGGTACAGGCATTTCTGGCATCCATGATTATTGGTATTGTACTTCCGTATCTGAATACAAAAATCGGTTCTTCGCCATTTATTCTGATGAAAGACGCGATGCCTGATCTGCCGGTGTATAACGTACGGCCGGACTTTATCGCAGAAGATGGAAATGGCCTGAACCCATTGTTACAGAATTACTGGATGGTTATTCACCCGCCTACCTTGTTCTTAGGTTTTGCTGCAACGATTGTTCCGTTTGCTTACTGTATGGCAGGCCTGTGGAAAGGCTGGACAAAAGAATGGATCCGCCCGGCATTGCCGTGGGCATTATTTGCCGCTGTAATTTTAGGTACCGGTATTATGATGGGCGCGTATTGGGCGTACGAAACCTTAAACTTCGGCGGATACTGGAACTGGGATCCGGTTGAGAATGCCGTGTACGTTCCATGGTTGATTTTAATCGCGTCGCTGCACCTGATGATCTCATACAAAAACAGCGGAACAGCATTGCGTATGGCCGTGATCATGGTGACGCTTTCGTTCCTGTTAATTTTATATGCAACATTTTTAACCCGAAGCGGTATTTTGGGAAATTCATCTGTGCACTCATTCACAGATCTGGGTTTGTCAGGTCAGCTGTTAATTTATCTGTTAACCTTTACGTTTTTAGCCGGCGGGTTAATTATAAAATCCTGGAAAAAAATTCCGTTTGATCAGGAAGAGCCTTCAGCCTATTCACGTGAATTCTGGATCTTCATAGGCGTTGCAGTATTAAGCCTAGCGGCTTTCCAGGTATTGGCCATGACATCTATGCCGGTATATAACACCATTGCAAAATCCTTTGGTATTGAATTAGATGCAGCTCCGCCTTCAAGCCCGGAAACATTTTACAGCTACTGGCAAATGGGTTTCGCAATTTTCATCGCAATACTGTCTGGTATGGGACAGTTTTTCTGGTGGAAGAAAATGGATAAAAAACAATTGTGGGATGCCTTGTACTTACCCATTATTGTAGCATTAGGCTGTACATGTGTAATCATTTTAACAGGTCTTCTGGATGCTTATACAGGTGAGGAAATTCACTATCTGGTAAAGACGGCGTATATCTTACTGGTCGCTGCCAGTTTATTCTCAATCTTCAGTAATATCATGATCTTTGTAAAAGTAGTACGCAATAACTATCGTATTACTGGCGGAGCATTGGCGCACATTGGTGTAGCTATGATGTTGATCGGCATTCTGTTTTCTTCGGGTTATTCCAGAATTGTTTCATTGAATAACACAGGCCTTCTGTATTCAAAAGAATTTACAGATGATGTAAACAGAGACAATCTGCTGCTTTTCCGCAACGCACCGGAAAAGATGAAAGACATGCAGCTGATCTATAAAGGCCAGCGGATCGAAGTGAATGGATACGGAGGTTATGTAAACAAAGACTGGACATTCCCTACACAGGACCCATACAAAGTTATTATCCGTAAAGACCTGAAAGATAAAGACGTGCTGGTGTTTAAAAAAGGAGACACCTTAACAACCAATCCGGAAAACACATTTTATGAAGTTGCATATGTAAAAGCAGCAGGAGATACATTCACACTATATCCGCGTATTCAGCAGAACCCGCGTATGGGCAATGTTGTTTCCCCGGATATCAAACATTTCCTGAGCAGAGATTTATACTCACATCTTTCAGCTATACCGCTTGAAGCTGATGAACGTGATTGGTCGGAAGTGGAAACACATACCATCAAACAAGGAGATACCATTTACATCAATGATTATGTATGCATCTTCAAACATGTAGATGTAATCAAAAATGTGCCGGGAGTTGCTTTGGGTGAAGATGATTTCTCTGTTGTTGCTCATATGTTGCTGCTTGGTCCGGATGGAGCTGCGTACCCGATGCATCCGAATCTTGTTATCTTAGCTCAGGAAAGTGCTTCAGGCGCTATCCCTGAATTGAACGAAGAATTAGGTGTAAAAATCAGTCTTGAAAAAATCAAACCTGAATCGCATGAATTCGTATTCAATGTACAAACCTGTCAGAAAGATTACATCATTATTAAAGCGATTGAAAAACCCGGCATCAACCTTTTATGGATCGGTACGCTGCTGGTAATCCTTGGTTTGGGAATGGCTATGTTCCGCCGCTACAAAGAGTTTGTTGCCATGCGTAATAAGGGACAGGAAGTAATATAA
- a CDS encoding heme exporter protein CcmB → MSLISETTALVKKEFLLEFRLRYMFNAVLVYLAGAIFICYFAFFGRGGDLSPMTWNALFWIIVLLASVNAASRSFLLERPSRQYYYYFMASPGAIILSKLIYNIVLLSLMALLGLLLFAFVMGNVVQDMGMFVAIALIGASCLAATLTFIAAIAAQTQHSMTLMAVLSFPVVIPVLLILIKVSKSAIDGLERSLSYQDLLVLIAVKVITITVSYLLFPYLWKN, encoded by the coding sequence ATGTCCTTAATAAGCGAAACTACAGCCTTAGTCAAAAAAGAATTTCTTCTCGAATTCAGGCTGCGTTATATGTTTAATGCTGTTCTGGTGTACCTGGCGGGAGCTATTTTTATCTGCTATTTTGCTTTTTTCGGCAGAGGCGGGGATCTATCACCTATGACCTGGAATGCCTTATTCTGGATTATCGTGTTACTTGCTTCTGTAAATGCAGCATCCAGAAGCTTTTTATTAGAGCGCCCAAGCCGGCAGTATTACTACTACTTTATGGCATCACCGGGAGCCATTATTTTATCAAAACTCATTTATAATATTGTATTACTGTCACTTATGGCATTGCTGGGTTTACTGCTGTTTGCGTTTGTAATGGGTAATGTGGTACAGGATATGGGCATGTTTGTAGCAATTGCCTTGATCGGTGCCAGCTGCCTGGCAGCAACCTTAACATTTATTGCCGCAATAGCGGCTCAGACTCAGCATAGTATGACCCTTATGGCGGTATTGAGTTTTCCCGTTGTAATTCCTGTTCTGCTTATTCTGATAAAAGTTTCAAAAAGTGCCATAGATGGATTGGAACGAAGCTTATCGTACCAGGATTTACTGGTTTTAATAGCAGTTAAAGTGATTACAATAACGGTTTCCTATCTATTATTTCCGTACCTTTGGAAGAACTAA
- the porV gene encoding type IX secretion system outer membrane channel protein PorV: protein MQKLLVSVLFLTTVGIFHTFGQSAQNQYSQTITTAVPFLSITPDARAGGMGDAGAATSPDANATYWNPGKLAFAKYDMSAAISYNPWLRKLVNDMSLSYLSAYKKLRKEDAVGVSFKYFNLGQVTFTDNSGNIIRDFQPNELSFGLTYSRMLSKNFSLGLGVKYFRSDLVGSYTSGTGTVAKAINSVSADIGAYYTKDLLVGGKNSNIAFGAVINDIGPKVTYTDIDNKNFIPTNFRLGGTYTIEADAYNKFSFSLDANKLMVPSKWDSVGTNPKDMGMLQGMFSSFTDSQYGFKGEMREIILCMGAEYWYDNLFAIRGGYHYENPQNGNRRYANVGIGIRYKVFGLDMAYLIPIQQSNPLAETLRFTLHFNFESKKQIDDSVIDN, encoded by the coding sequence ATGCAAAAATTACTCGTTTCAGTATTGTTTTTAACAACGGTTGGTATTTTCCACACGTTTGGTCAATCTGCACAAAACCAATATTCACAAACCATTACCACTGCGGTTCCATTTTTAAGTATCACTCCGGATGCACGTGCCGGGGGGATGGGCGATGCAGGTGCTGCCACTTCACCGGATGCAAATGCAACATACTGGAATCCCGGAAAACTGGCCTTTGCCAAATATGACATGAGTGCCGCAATTTCGTACAACCCCTGGTTGCGCAAATTGGTAAACGATATGTCTCTGTCTTATTTATCCGCTTATAAAAAATTACGTAAAGAAGATGCCGTTGGCGTAAGTTTTAAATACTTCAACTTAGGTCAGGTAACATTTACAGATAACAGCGGTAACATTATCCGCGATTTTCAACCGAATGAATTGTCGTTTGGGTTAACCTATTCAAGAATGTTATCTAAAAACTTTTCGCTTGGATTAGGTGTTAAATATTTCCGTTCAGATTTAGTGGGCAGTTACACGTCAGGTACAGGAACGGTTGCTAAAGCAATCAATAGTGTATCTGCAGATATTGGCGCGTATTACACAAAAGATCTGCTGGTAGGCGGAAAAAATTCAAACATTGCTTTCGGTGCGGTTATTAATGACATCGGACCAAAGGTTACTTATACGGATATTGACAACAAAAACTTTATTCCTACAAACTTCCGTCTTGGCGGTACATACACCATTGAGGCTGATGCCTACAATAAATTTTCATTCTCTCTTGATGCCAATAAATTGATGGTACCAAGCAAGTGGGATAGTGTAGGTACAAATCCAAAAGATATGGGCATGCTTCAAGGTATGTTCAGTTCATTCACAGATTCTCAATATGGCTTTAAAGGAGAAATGAGAGAAATCATCTTATGTATGGGTGCTGAATATTGGTATGATAACCTGTTTGCTATCCGAGGAGGTTATCACTATGAAAATCCGCAAAACGGAAACCGTCGTTATGCAAACGTTGGTATCGGGATCCGTTACAAAGTATTTGGTTTGGATATGGCTTATCTGATACCGATTCAACAATCCAATCCATTGGCTGAAACACTTCGATTTACGTTACATTTCAACTTTGAATCGAAAAAACAAATTGATGATTCTGTTATAGATAATTAA
- the pheS gene encoding phenylalanine--tRNA ligase subunit alpha, translating into MLDKIKELTQTIEDFSIESKEQLEQFRLEYLSKKGKITSMFDGFDFKTVAPEIKKSMGQEMNKLKVLAQTKFEELQDKLNTGSNDNSVYQKIDTSLPVIPNELGGRHPINIVREQIYTVFERMGFNLSDGPEIEDDFHNFTALNFPENHPAREMQDTFFIERNPDIVLRTHTSSVQVRVMENQKPPIRTISPGRVYRNEAISARAHCMFHQIEGLYVDKNVSFADLKNTLYHFSKEMFGKDTQIRFRPSFFPFTEPSAEMDISCFICNGKGCNICKQSGWVEIGGAGMLDPNVLINAKIDPKVYSGFAFGMGIERITMLKYQIKDLRLFTENDVRFLRQFKHAE; encoded by the coding sequence ATGTTAGATAAGATTAAAGAATTAACACAAACGATTGAAGATTTTTCAATCGAATCCAAAGAACAGCTTGAGCAGTTCCGCCTTGAATATTTAAGTAAAAAAGGTAAAATCACGAGCATGTTTGATGGCTTTGATTTTAAAACTGTTGCACCTGAGATTAAAAAATCGATGGGGCAAGAGATGAACAAATTAAAAGTTCTGGCTCAAACAAAGTTCGAAGAATTACAGGATAAACTTAATACAGGTTCTAACGATAACAGCGTGTATCAAAAAATTGATACGTCGCTACCCGTTATACCAAATGAATTGGGTGGCCGCCATCCGATCAATATTGTACGTGAACAAATTTACACCGTGTTTGAACGCATGGGTTTCAATTTGTCTGACGGGCCTGAAATTGAAGATGACTTTCATAATTTCACTGCATTAAACTTTCCGGAGAACCACCCGGCGCGTGAAATGCAGGATACGTTTTTTATTGAACGTAATCCCGATATCGTGTTACGTACGCATACATCAAGTGTTCAGGTACGTGTCATGGAAAATCAGAAACCTCCGATCCGTACGATTTCACCCGGACGTGTATACCGCAACGAAGCGATCTCTGCACGTGCGCACTGCATGTTCCACCAGATCGAAGGATTGTATGTAGATAAAAATGTAAGTTTTGCCGATCTGAAAAATACGCTGTATCATTTCTCTAAAGAGATGTTTGGTAAGGATACACAGATCCGTTTCCGTCCGTCGTTTTTCCCTTTTACAGAACCAAGCGCAGAGATGGATATTTCGTGTTTCATCTGCAACGGTAAGGGCTGCAACATCTGTAAACAAAGCGGATGGGTAGAGATCGGCGGTGCCGGTATGCTGGACCCGAATGTACTGATCAATGCGAAGATAGATCCGAAAGTATACAGCGGCTTTGCGTTTGGTATGGGTATCGAACGTATCACGATGCTGAAATATCAGATCAAGGACCTGCGTTTGTTTACAGAAAATGATGTACGTTTCTTGAGACAATTTAAGCACGCAGAGTAA
- the ccsA gene encoding cytochrome c biogenesis protein CcsA produces MRSNASPFAWWKLLAFVLLMYAATMGLLGNVPHIAILNETIRNLYFHVPMWFAMTLFLLVASIYSIVYLNKGNLKHDRIIVEFTRTGMFFGVLGLLTGMMWAKFTWGTFWTKDPKLNAAAIAMLIYTAYMILRDAIADEDKKARITAVYNIFAFPAFMALIYIMPRLTDSLHPGNGGNPGFNAYDRDREMNMIFYSAIIGFMLLGTWITTLRIRLRLLADKKDGLIVDSKKYASEDLLDA; encoded by the coding sequence ATGCGTTCTAATGCTTCCCCCTTCGCCTGGTGGAAATTACTTGCCTTTGTACTGCTCATGTATGCAGCAACAATGGGCCTCCTGGGTAATGTTCCGCACATCGCAATCCTGAATGAAACCATTCGTAATTTATACTTTCACGTACCCATGTGGTTTGCCATGACCTTATTTTTATTGGTGGCATCCATTTACTCTATTGTGTATTTGAACAAAGGAAATTTAAAACACGACCGCATTATTGTTGAGTTTACACGAACCGGAATGTTCTTTGGCGTGCTGGGCTTATTAACCGGTATGATGTGGGCAAAATTCACATGGGGTACTTTCTGGACAAAAGATCCAAAGCTGAATGCGGCAGCAATTGCAATGCTGATCTATACGGCGTATATGATTTTACGCGATGCAATTGCCGATGAAGATAAAAAAGCGCGGATCACAGCTGTATACAACATCTTCGCGTTCCCGGCGTTTATGGCATTGATCTACATCATGCCGCGTCTTACAGATTCGCTGCATCCGGGTAATGGGGGTAATCCGGGCTTCAATGCCTATGACCGTGATCGCGAAATGAATATGATTTTCTATTCAGCAATTATCGGGTTTATGTTATTGGGTACGTGGATCACAACATTGCGTATCCGCCTGCGACTGCTGGCAGATAAAAAAGATGGTTTAATCGTTGACTCTAAAAAATATGCTTCAGAAGATTTATTGGATGCTTAG
- a CDS encoding CcmD family protein: MLQKIYWMLSLLVFTSISAVAQQTADSVEMADKFRADGKIYVVVTVVAIILAGLFVYMIMLDKKIGKLEKEHNEQ, from the coding sequence ATGCTTCAGAAGATTTATTGGATGCTTAGTTTGCTTGTCTTTACAAGCATCTCTGCAGTAGCACAGCAAACAGCAGACTCCGTTGAAATGGCGGACAAATTTCGTGCAGACGGAAAAATTTATGTTGTAGTAACCGTTGTTGCTATTATTCTTGCCGGGTTATTTGTGTACATGATTATGCTGGATAAAAAAATCGGCAAACTGGAAAAAGAACACAACGAACAATAA
- a CDS encoding cytochrome c maturation protein CcmE, whose amino-acid sequence MKLSYILLLVVIAVAVGVIISTTGSASQYVDFEQAAKMAEEGDDEMVHVVGKLLKNEQGEFVGMNYNPGIDPNHFEFLLTDTKNKIQKVLFFQPKPQDFEKAEQIVIIGHIKKDVFVADKILMKCPSKYEDKEVKI is encoded by the coding sequence ATGAAACTGAGTTATATACTTCTGTTGGTTGTGATAGCTGTTGCTGTTGGTGTTATTATCTCTACAACAGGCAGCGCTAGTCAATATGTAGATTTCGAACAGGCAGCTAAAATGGCTGAGGAAGGCGATGATGAAATGGTCCACGTGGTTGGTAAGCTGCTGAAAAACGAGCAGGGGGAATTTGTTGGCATGAACTACAATCCCGGCATTGACCCCAATCATTTCGAATTTCTTTTAACGGACACAAAAAATAAAATACAAAAGGTTTTATTTTTTCAGCCCAAACCACAGGATTTTGAAAAAGCGGAACAGATTGTAATCATCGGACATATAAAGAAAGATGTATTTGTTGCGGATAAAATATTAATGAAATGTCCTTCAAAGTATGAGGACAAGGAAGTAAAAATTTAA